One window from the genome of Rhinolophus ferrumequinum isolate MPI-CBG mRhiFer1 chromosome 10, mRhiFer1_v1.p, whole genome shotgun sequence encodes:
- the ODF3B gene encoding outer dense fiber protein 3B isoform X2 — MGSDVWVGPWRPHRPRGPIAALYGGPGPKYKLPTNTGYFLHDPSRPRAPAFTFGVRLPTQQTSCGPGPSHLVPARMTVRGPDGTPAYSIYGRPRHAAPCLTPGPGRYFPELAENATYPSAPRHTIASRNWGTHAENQTPGPGTYTVPSLLGPRVIGKVSAPTYSICGRSAVGSFIEDLSKTPGPCAYHVVNPGIYKSRAPQFTMLARTSLPQDNTLNPGPAAYNVDQVIWIPGSRVRVQDGGSEVWGQGSEVPARGRTAGSARSTTSQRRLLGLQHRKPRGWSFGTRHSDYLARMVTDVDH; from the exons ATGGGCTCGGACGTCTGGGTCGGCCCGTGGCGGCCGCACCGGCCCCGCGGCCCCATCGCAGCGCTCTACGGAGGCCCTGGGCCCAAATACAAGTTGCCCACAAACACTG GCTACTTCCTACACGATCCGTCGCGGCCCCGCGCCCCCGCCTTCACCTTCGGCGTGCGCCTCCCCACGCAGCAGACTTCGTGCGGCCCCGGGCCCAGCCACCTGGTGCCGGCTCGCATGACCGTGCGCGGCCCGGACGGCACCCCCGCGTACTCCATCTACGGCCGCCCGCGCCATGCAGCGCCTTGCCTCACTCCCGGACCGG GCAGGTACTTCCCAGAGCTAGCAGAAAACGCGACATACCCCAGCGCGCCTCGGCACACCATCGCCTCCCGAAACTGGGGCACCCACGCGGAGAATCAGACCCCAG GTCCCGGGACCTACACAGTGCCCTCGCTACTGGGCCCGCGCGTCATCGGCAAAGTCTCTGCCCCAACTTACTCCATCTGCGGCCGCAGCGCGGTGGGCAGCTTCATCGAGGACCTAAgcaag ACCCCAGGTCCCTGCGCCTACCACGTGGTGAACCCTGGGATCTACAAGTCTCGGGCACCTCAGTTCACGATGCTGGCGCGTACTTCGCTCCCCCAAGACAACACCCTGAATCCCGGGCCTGCAGCCTACAACGTGGACCAGGTGATCTGGATTCCAGGGTCAAGGGTTCGGGTCCAGGATGGAGGGTCTGAGGTCTGGGGCCAGGGTTCCGAAGTCCCAGCGCGGGGCCGCACGGCCGGCTCCGCGAGGTCAACTACGTCTCAACGACGTCTTTTGGGTCTGCAGCACCGGAAGCCTCGCGGCTGGAGCTTCGGTACCCGGCACTCGGACTACCTGGCCCGGATGGTGACCGACGTGGATCACTGA
- the ODF3B gene encoding outer dense fiber protein 3B isoform X4, which yields MGSDVWVGPWRPHRPRGPIAALYGGPGPKYKLPTNTGYFLHDPSRPRAPAFTFGVRLPTQQTSCGPGPSHLVPARMTVRGPDGTPAYSIYGRPRHAAPCLTPGPGRYFPELAENATYPSAPRHTIASRNWGTHAENQTPGPGTYTVPSLLGPRVIGKVSAPTYSICGRSAVGSFIEDLSKTPGPCAYHVVNPGIYKSRAPQFTMLARTSLPQDNTLNPGPAAYNVDQHRKPRGWSFGTRHSDYLARMVTDVDH from the exons ATGGGCTCGGACGTCTGGGTCGGCCCGTGGCGGCCGCACCGGCCCCGCGGCCCCATCGCAGCGCTCTACGGAGGCCCTGGGCCCAAATACAAGTTGCCCACAAACACTG GCTACTTCCTACACGATCCGTCGCGGCCCCGCGCCCCCGCCTTCACCTTCGGCGTGCGCCTCCCCACGCAGCAGACTTCGTGCGGCCCCGGGCCCAGCCACCTGGTGCCGGCTCGCATGACCGTGCGCGGCCCGGACGGCACCCCCGCGTACTCCATCTACGGCCGCCCGCGCCATGCAGCGCCTTGCCTCACTCCCGGACCGG GCAGGTACTTCCCAGAGCTAGCAGAAAACGCGACATACCCCAGCGCGCCTCGGCACACCATCGCCTCCCGAAACTGGGGCACCCACGCGGAGAATCAGACCCCAG GTCCCGGGACCTACACAGTGCCCTCGCTACTGGGCCCGCGCGTCATCGGCAAAGTCTCTGCCCCAACTTACTCCATCTGCGGCCGCAGCGCGGTGGGCAGCTTCATCGAGGACCTAAgcaag ACCCCAGGTCCCTGCGCCTACCACGTGGTGAACCCTGGGATCTACAAGTCTCGGGCACCTCAGTTCACGATGCTGGCGCGTACTTCGCTCCCCCAAGACAACACCCTGAATCCCGGGCCTGCAGCCTACAACGTGGACCAG CACCGGAAGCCTCGCGGCTGGAGCTTCGGTACCCGGCACTCGGACTACCTGGCCCGGATGGTGACCGACGTGGATCACTGA
- the ODF3B gene encoding outer dense fiber protein 3B isoform X1 has translation MGGGEEEAGEVSAGNGVLNPGLERGSSVLCSGRKRPDPQMMLGHPTGYFLHDPSRPRAPAFTFGVRLPTQQTSCGPGPSHLVPARMTVRGPDGTPAYSIYGRPRHAAPCLTPGPGRYFPELAENATYPSAPRHTIASRNWGTHAENQTPGPGTYTVPSLLGPRVIGKVSAPTYSICGRSAVGSFIEDLSKTPGPCAYHVVNPGIYKSRAPQFTMLARTSLPQDNTLNPGPAAYNVDQVIWIPGSRVRVQDGGSEVWGQGSEVPARGRTAGSARSTTSQRRLLGLQHRKPRGWSFGTRHSDYLARMVTDVDH, from the exons ATGGGCGGTGGGGAGGAAGAAGCTGGCGAGGTCTCTGCGGGAAATGGGGTGCTGAACCCCGGGCTGGAAAGGGGAAGCTCTGTTCTGTGCTCTGGGCGAAAGCGGCCGGACCCACAGATGATGTTGGGACACCCCACAGGCTACTTCCTACACGATCCGTCGCGGCCCCGCGCCCCCGCCTTCACCTTCGGCGTGCGCCTCCCCACGCAGCAGACTTCGTGCGGCCCCGGGCCCAGCCACCTGGTGCCGGCTCGCATGACCGTGCGCGGCCCGGACGGCACCCCCGCGTACTCCATCTACGGCCGCCCGCGCCATGCAGCGCCTTGCCTCACTCCCGGACCGG GCAGGTACTTCCCAGAGCTAGCAGAAAACGCGACATACCCCAGCGCGCCTCGGCACACCATCGCCTCCCGAAACTGGGGCACCCACGCGGAGAATCAGACCCCAG GTCCCGGGACCTACACAGTGCCCTCGCTACTGGGCCCGCGCGTCATCGGCAAAGTCTCTGCCCCAACTTACTCCATCTGCGGCCGCAGCGCGGTGGGCAGCTTCATCGAGGACCTAAgcaag ACCCCAGGTCCCTGCGCCTACCACGTGGTGAACCCTGGGATCTACAAGTCTCGGGCACCTCAGTTCACGATGCTGGCGCGTACTTCGCTCCCCCAAGACAACACCCTGAATCCCGGGCCTGCAGCCTACAACGTGGACCAGGTGATCTGGATTCCAGGGTCAAGGGTTCGGGTCCAGGATGGAGGGTCTGAGGTCTGGGGCCAGGGTTCCGAAGTCCCAGCGCGGGGCCGCACGGCCGGCTCCGCGAGGTCAACTACGTCTCAACGACGTCTTTTGGGTCTGCAGCACCGGAAGCCTCGCGGCTGGAGCTTCGGTACCCGGCACTCGGACTACCTGGCCCGGATGGTGACCGACGTGGATCACTGA
- the ODF3B gene encoding outer dense fiber protein 3B isoform X3, protein MGGGEEEAGEVSAGNGVLNPGLERGSSVLCSGRKRPDPQMMLGHPTGYFLHDPSRPRAPAFTFGVRLPTQQTSCGPGPSHLVPARMTVRGPDGTPAYSIYGRPRHAAPCLTPGPGRYFPELAENATYPSAPRHTIASRNWGTHAENQTPGPGTYTVPSLLGPRVIGKVSAPTYSICGRSAVGSFIEDLSKTPGPCAYHVVNPGIYKSRAPQFTMLARTSLPQDNTLNPGPAAYNVDQHRKPRGWSFGTRHSDYLARMVTDVDH, encoded by the exons ATGGGCGGTGGGGAGGAAGAAGCTGGCGAGGTCTCTGCGGGAAATGGGGTGCTGAACCCCGGGCTGGAAAGGGGAAGCTCTGTTCTGTGCTCTGGGCGAAAGCGGCCGGACCCACAGATGATGTTGGGACACCCCACAGGCTACTTCCTACACGATCCGTCGCGGCCCCGCGCCCCCGCCTTCACCTTCGGCGTGCGCCTCCCCACGCAGCAGACTTCGTGCGGCCCCGGGCCCAGCCACCTGGTGCCGGCTCGCATGACCGTGCGCGGCCCGGACGGCACCCCCGCGTACTCCATCTACGGCCGCCCGCGCCATGCAGCGCCTTGCCTCACTCCCGGACCGG GCAGGTACTTCCCAGAGCTAGCAGAAAACGCGACATACCCCAGCGCGCCTCGGCACACCATCGCCTCCCGAAACTGGGGCACCCACGCGGAGAATCAGACCCCAG GTCCCGGGACCTACACAGTGCCCTCGCTACTGGGCCCGCGCGTCATCGGCAAAGTCTCTGCCCCAACTTACTCCATCTGCGGCCGCAGCGCGGTGGGCAGCTTCATCGAGGACCTAAgcaag ACCCCAGGTCCCTGCGCCTACCACGTGGTGAACCCTGGGATCTACAAGTCTCGGGCACCTCAGTTCACGATGCTGGCGCGTACTTCGCTCCCCCAAGACAACACCCTGAATCCCGGGCCTGCAGCCTACAACGTGGACCAG CACCGGAAGCCTCGCGGCTGGAGCTTCGGTACCCGGCACTCGGACTACCTGGCCCGGATGGTGACCGACGTGGATCACTGA